A genomic window from Periophthalmus magnuspinnatus isolate fPerMag1 chromosome 16, fPerMag1.2.pri, whole genome shotgun sequence includes:
- the LOC117384239 gene encoding G-protein coupled receptor 20, translated as MTSNSTNSWFENKTIPIIPETSKQSGMGAYLQRQAHLDEGLYNDFYGLWISLIVINSIIFLAGMILNSVALYVFCFRTKQKSTSVIYTINLAVTDLLVNLSLPTRILLYYSRGRCVTCSYLHIFSYFVNMYCSILFLTCICVDRYLAIVQVEASRKWRNSSVAKCVCVSVWVFAIVVTYSLLSTAFQQTDCISRLLFLTITEFFLPLLIIMVFTMRIMWALTDRRLMQQSRERRRKAVQLLSTVLIIFTVCFTPFHIRQVVIYFYPDMPHHAIVYHLTVTLSSLNSCMDPVVYCFVTNNFQATVKHFFRRAEPEVTSGDIVSMQHSSKASGRTVNPVTNNGITMKKIPASMRK; from the exons ATGACATCTAACAGCACTAACTCCTGGTTTGAGAACAAAACAATACCCATAATCCCTGAAACATCCAAACAGAGTGGCATGGGAGCATATCTTCAGAGACAGGCACATCTCGACGAGGGCCTGTATAATGACTTTTATGGTCTATGGATCTCCCTAATAGTCATAAACTCCATCATATTTTTG gcagGAATGATACTCAACTCCGTGGCTctgtatgtgttttgtttccgcACCAAACAAAAGAGCACTTCAGTTATTTACACCATAAACCTGGCAGTGACAGATCTGCTGGTCAACCTCTCTCTACCCACGCGCATTCTCCTGTActacagcagggggcgctgtgtcaCCTGCTCCTACCTCCACATCTTCAGCTACTTTGTCAACATGTACTGCAGCATCCTGTTTCTCACCTGCATCTGTGTGGATAGGTACCTGGCCATTGTTCAG gtAGAAGCATCTCGAAAGTGGAGAAATTCTAGCGTGGCCAAATGCGTGTGTGTTTCCGTCTGGGTGTTTGCGATCGTAGTCACCTACTCCCTCCTCTCCACGGCCTTCCAGCAAACAGACTGCATCTCCagactcctcttcctcaccatCACGGAGTTCTTTCTGCCCCTCCTCATCATCATGGTGTTCACTATGCGCATCATGTGGGCCCTCACCGACAGACGCCTCATGCAACAGAGCAG agagagaaggagaaaagctGTCCAGTTGTTAAGCACCGTACtgattatttttacagtttgctTCACGCCTTTCCACATCCGACAG GTTGTCATATATTTCTACCCAGACATGCCTCATCATGCCATCGTCTACCATCTGACAGTTACTCTCAGCAGTCTGAACAGCTGTATGGACCCTGTGGTTTACTGCTTTGTCACTAATAATTTTCAG GCGACTGTGAAGCATTTCTTCCGCCGTGCAGAGCCGGAGGTGACGAGTGGTGACATTGTCAGCATGCAGCACAGCTCTAAAGCCTCAGGAAGGACCGTTAACCCTGTCACTAATAATGGGATCACGATGAAGAAGATCCCTGCTTCAAtgagaaagtga